A region of the Raphanus sativus cultivar WK10039 unplaced genomic scaffold, ASM80110v3 Scaffold3206, whole genome shotgun sequence genome:
TCAAGTAATCGCAAAAGTTAAAggttatgtatttttaaaaattatagaaaatatacaatcacaaaattatgtatttgtagttaaaatttaatatgtgaaatttcaaaaacatacattattttaaaagaaagagtattatcccttttatcaaaaaaaaaagagtattatCCTTATTATTATTCAATTATCCGCAAGATGTTTACATCAACAGGAAGTATGTAACTgtgtaacaaaaagaaaaacaggaaGTATGGAATATGGAAGTTAAAAGTTGTTATTTAAGCAGAAACATAACATTGTTTGATAGCACATTTATGACCAAGAATATGTAGGATAATAATAACACCCTTGAAACAAAGACTCGAAAGGATTATGGCATTCATTGTTATTATCATCATTGTCGGGAACAATAGTCTCTTAGAGCCGAAGGGAATTCTTCTAGAGTGAATTCAAACCTCTCTTTAATACAATCTGCACTGAGACCTAAGAAGGCATGACAACAAGAACGACCAACAGTCCCGATTTCTCCGTTTACTAACGATTGGATAATTTCTGGGATACAGTTGGGAATAACAAACATGGATGACATACAATCTGTTGGGTCCTGTCCAGGTATAGGCTGTGAAGGCAACGTTTGCGCTGTACCGAACACGGCCATGAATGCAACTGGCAGAAGGAATAAAAACTTGTTGATCAACCACATTTTTGATAAGAGAATTGTAATAAGTTATTGagtgtttttttaatctttggtATGAATGTCAGTGATTGGATATATATAGGACGTGTAACAAATGTAAAATCTTATTACATTGCATTGTGTGAACGGTTTCTTTGTCAATTAACGTAGGCACTCTTGGGATGACCCCAAATACAGGTTAATTAACACAGTTTGTTTAGtattataatcattttttcttGATATTTTTCTTGTCTTACTTAAATTGATTTGTTATTCTAATAACTGTATGTTGACAACTTCCTTAACCATCTCGGTATCAGCATAAATGAGTGAGACTATTGATGGAAATGTGAGCATAAAAGGATGATAACAtctttattctattaaaataaaagttatgacTTCTTTGATTTGTGATTTTTTAGACTAtccattagaaaaaaaaatccaaaacaaacaaaattccATTAGAAAACcacttaaatgatttttttcctaTCTAGAtggaaaatttaaaagaatattcttGTATTGTGTCAATGGTTATTATTATCTGCAAAGCAACCACGCAAATCATGTTATCTAAATCCCATCATTGGTAGCTACAGACTAACATATACTAAACTCGTGGGCATCTCCACATAATTTCAATAATTAAACCGTCGATAAATTAACTTATCTCCTCccatgtgtgttttttttttggtttaaatgtTAAGAATGtgtatttttattgttaagGTTGGTGAATTGAACAGACGTATGTATCTCTCTTCCAACTTCCAAGAGTCAGTAATAACACTTCAAGGTTGATATTAGCTGGTCTCTCAATAACGAGTGATCTTTGATGTTTCTAAgtctatttgattatttgaagTATGTCTCGTTCAAGATTTTACCTAGGTTACGGTTATTAGTGCCAATGAGTTCAATTCTTTCATTTGCAAGAACGCGTTCCACTCCCTTTCGTCatgaactttaaaatatacTCTGTTATCTTTCTTACAATAAAGAAAAATGCAGtgatctttttctcttcttttcatcTGTAAATGCTGTGCCCCCACCTTTTGAATCAGACGAACTCAATGCGAAAGACGAACATGATATACTTATAAgtctgttttttttacttttgcaTACACGAAAGATATTTCGTGTACAAGGTAGTAACACATAGAGTGGTATTAACGTGACCAATCAATTCAAAGCCAAACTTGTTCATATTATCACGAGGTTTTGGACCAAAGTccataaatatgaaattatccttattattatttagttatacGCAAGATGTTTACATCAACATGAAATATGGCAgttttttaacaacaaaatatatatggcAGTTAAAAGTTGTTTTTTGAGCAGAAACAGTAAATTTTGTTTGATAGCAAATCTTTATGACCTAGAACATGTCGGATAATAACAATAAACTCCCTTGAAACGAAGACTCGAAAGGATAATGGCATTAATTGTTATTATCATAAATGGCCGGAACAATGATCCCTTAGAGTCGGAGGGAAGTCGGGAGCGAAGACAAACCTCTCAGTAATACAATCTGCACTGAGACCCAAGAAGGCATGACAACAAGAGTGACCAATAGTCCCGATTTCTCCGTTTACAAACGATTGGACAATTTCTTGGAGACAGTTGGGAATAGCATATAGGGATGACATACAATCTGTTGGGTCCGGTCCAGATATAGGCTGCGAAGGTAACGTTTGAGCTGTACCGAACACGGCCATGAATGCAACtggaagaaggaagaaaaacTTGTTGATCGTCCACATTTTTTATTAGAGCAATTGTAATAAGTTATTGATGTTTTAATCTTTGATATGAATCAGGTAGTAGTCGGTGATTGGATATATATAGGACGATAAAGAATGTGAAATTTAAGTACATTTCATTTATGTGAACGGTTTCTTTGTCAATTAACGTAGGCGCTCTTGGGATGGCCCTAAATAAAGGTTAACAAAGTTTATTCTGTATTATTGGTGGTTCCTCCTGATAGTTTACTATTAGTTCTCTTATTCTTCTACGTACGACTCTTTTTTAAGTTCACAAAACTGtcacaaattttattttctattctaaTTATTATCACTTTTTCCTGATATTTTTACTTAAATTGATTTGTTATTCGAATATCGTATGTTGACAATTTCCTTAACCATCTCGGTATCAGCATAAATGAGTGTATCGATGAAAATGTGAACAAATGGAGTATgccatttaaaataaaatgtatggTTTATTAGTGCATGTGATAATAGTCCATATGTTTCAGTGTagaattttattcttaaaacacaaatattaagaaattacTTTtgttagttgacaaaaaaaaattacttttgtttataaaaaccttactaaaaatataaattaaaagtaattCAACTAATCATAAAAAAGATTGAAAATATAACTGGTAGAACAAGTTTTCAATAAAGTTCACATAGaaaacttaaaacattttaatatctTGGATTTTGAAATACCAAAAACTGTCTAAGatatcttatattataaaacagtCGTTTTGTACAAGTTATTAAAGGTACAAGAGGTCTAAGGCAGGGTGATCCTCTATCACATTACCTATTCGTAATTGCTATGAATTTTCTGTCTCTAATGCTTAATCGTGCAGCTCAAGAAATGAAGTTCAAGTATCATCTCAATTGCCAGTCTTCTAAACTTACTCACCTTTGTTTTGCGGATGATCTCCTTATCTTCATTGACGGATCGCTGAGCTCCGTACAAGCCGTTCTACAGGTTCTCCGAGAGTTTGAACAGAGATCGGGGCTTGCTGTTAGCCTTCAGAAATCTTCCTTCTTTACCTTAGGATTAACTTCTTCTGAGACTGATCTGATACAAGTCTCTACAGGAATGCCCATGGGATCCCTTCCAGTGCGTTAACTCGGCGTTCCCCTCTGTACAAAAAAACTAAGCTTCTTGAACTGTGAAGTCCTCCTGCAACAGGTAAAAAGCAAACTGTCATCTTGGAGTGCCAAATCCCTATCATTTTCTGGCAGGTTACTACTAATCAAGACGGTGATAACGGGAATTACCACTTTCTGGTGCTCGGCCTTCATTTTGCCCAAAGCTTGCATCAAGCGTATCAACTCCCTTTGTGGCGTTTTTCTTTGGAAAAGAGACATAGAAGAACATCACTCGGCAAGGGTTTCATGGGAGGTTGTGACACGACCAAAGAAGGAAGGAGGATTAGGGATTAAGAACCTTGCAATCTGGAATAACGCTTGCTGCTTAAAACTCATCTGGCTGTTGTTCTTCCAAACAGGATCGGTGTGGGTCGCTTGGTTTATAGAGGAGATTCTGGATGGGAGCCTGAGCAATTTATGGATAAAAGCTCCGAGTAGGCGTTACTCCTGGCAAGTTAACAAACTGTTGAAGCTAAGCTCTTTGATCTTTGGGTTTATTAAGTTGCGAGTACAGAACGGCCTTACCGCCAGGTTCTGGACTGACAATTGGACTCCGTTTGGAGCTCTGAGATCCTATTTTGCGTCATCTGATGTGTCCTCTCTTGGAATATCGGCGGACGCTACTGTGGCGTCGCTATTCATCCATGGCAACTGGATTATTCCACCTGCAAGATCAGAAGCTCAGGTGAATATTCATGCTCTATTAACAATGATTGAACTGAATGAGAATGCGGATTACTATGAGTGGGAGGTCGATGGCTGCATTTCTCAGCGATATAGCGCATGTCTAGTCTATGGGAAGCTCTGTGAGGCTGGAATTTCTGTACCTTGGTACCGCTCTGTGTGGAACAGGAGTGGGATTCCCCGACATAGCTttcttgcttggttatttgTCTTGAATCGCTGCCCGACGAGAGATGGCATCTTAGGTTGGGGTCTTCAAACTGATCCATCATGTGTACTCTGCAACTTGGCGGCTGAAAGTCGGGATCACCTCTTCTTTGATTGTGGGTTCGCATGGCACTTATGGGAAACGTGCTCGATGCGATGTGGCTTCATTCTTGAAAGATTATGGGGAAGAGTATTGGAACAACTGCAAGCGCTTAACCAGAAATCAGCAACCTCTACACTACTGCGAATCTGTTGGCAGGGCTGTTTGTACCGGACCTGGACTGAGAGGAACGCTAGGATACATCGCCGGATCTTCACGTCGCCTGACTCAATTTTCCGGCTCTTGGATAGGCAAATCAGAAACAGGATACTATCTCTGCGTGATCAGAATCCTGCTCTCTCCTCCTCACTGATGCAGACATGGCTCTCCTAACCTTCACCTTCTTGTGTCTCTTTCTCTTCCAGATGAAAGCTTCGTGATGTGATCATTGTTACTTCCGTCAAATTGATTTACTGCCTTTTCTGTTTTGGACCACTTGGGTCTTGATGTGTTGTTGTCAAATTTCAATCTGGGCTTAGTTGGGCTCTAAAAAACTAAGACTTATGCTTGTATCTTTTACATTTCTTTTTGCATTTATATTTGATAgctaaagttcaaaaaaaaaaactgaaattaaactgcaaaaatattattttttgcttaaatttttAATACACACTAGTTCTGTTTTTAGAAAACTGATACACTAGTTCTTCAACTTGTTTGATGATTATGAATTCAGGTAACTCACATTCTGAGTAGTGTTCGTCGATCAAAAACATAGAATGTGGAAAAAGGACTGACACTAATGATCTCCTCCATGTGTATTTTTATTGTTCATGCAAATAGACATATATGTATCGCTCTTCCAACTTCCAATAGTCAGTATAATAATACTTCAAGGTTGATATTAGTTGGATCTCTCTAAACGATTGATCTTTGATGTTattgatagaaccgtattttacaaactacggattactgaatattgtaaagaataaaattgataaaattatatcaaagattaagaaaaggatgatacaactgcagaggcgagatattatctctttccttaactcaaaatacgtcccgtagtgcgacagttcgataacgtaatgagtcccaggatacaactgcaaacaatcttctgaatttgcgtcactctatcagaagcctggcgaaactggTTTTGTGTTGCACTCTCAGacacaaactaaaataaaagaaatattcaaGTGGGAGCATATATTTGTTGTTGTGTTGCTCGTGTGAAAGTGTTCATCTTTCTCTCAAATGCTTAGTAGCATTTTATATAGAAATCAGAGAATGAGGGCACCACTCAtacatttaatacaaaattttaagttaTGATTTCTTCTTTCAAAACCACAACAAAAACGTAAGGTGTGTAATTATGGAGTTTTTAAGTTACATATCATAATGGACATTTATTTCCATTGACTATGACCATGTAActttcaaacaaaaatcattatcactatttttgataaaatcaaaGTTAGTGATATATTTTGCTATGGGttcacatttttatattttaaaaaaatataaaagataaccaTGAATATGATTTAAACCATAAGTTATTAGACATAAGtctttttaactatttaaatcCAAATTCAAACCCAATATCTAATGTGTACATTTAAGTCATACATTTTATAACTCAATTTCTCATTCAAATGAACTTTGTTTTTGACATATCAATACACTACTTCATAGTGTTTGTCAAACattcggttattccgacgaacgtcttcgtCCGGAAACTGCCCaaaatggtctaaaaccatctcgtcaaaaacgagttccaacaatcccccacatgaatagaaatgactctagacactagacgactcgatagacttgacttcctagacaagactcgacaagactcaacaagactcaactaaggacttttgagagtacaaacgagaaattcactgcatgatgagttggtagcaatttttcagccttgaaccagtcattgttaatagctatcgaatttactcggccaggaggtggccatgatgtcttgaacctcccgggcttt
Encoded here:
- the LOC130506411 gene encoding uncharacterized protein LOC130506411, with product MWTINKFFFLLPVAFMAVFGTAQTLPSQPISGPDPTDCMSSLYAIPNCLQEIVQSFVNGEIGTIGHSCCHAFLGLSADCITERFVFAPDFPPTLRDHCSGHL